The Liolophura sinensis isolate JHLJ2023 chromosome 12, CUHK_Ljap_v2, whole genome shotgun sequence genome segment tgatatgaatgtatgtttttgcttttactttgtacttaacagtttttcagccatatgatgacgagaagtcattaggtgtgttcaTATACTGTTTTCTCTTGCTggagggcgagtccatgccgccaaagtcctGCCACCACTAAAGCAttacgccgaagacaccagatttgACACCGCACTCTGtggcattatactgacaccgggcaaactagtcttgtttccttgctctaattgcttgtaccatttttaaagtctttggtatgacccaccTCGGATTTGATAATAATGTTCTAATCATTACGCCACGAAGCAGTTCATTGCTGACATGAAGGCGGTTCTGAATGTGACAGGAAGTGAatcaatgattgattgattgattattgcttaatttatttatttatttgattaatgatttaccccgtactgaagaatatttcgcctATACAacaccggccagcattatggtggtaggaaaccgatAAAACTACGACCAGATCATGGCTTAACGCTATTTCGGCAATATTGTTGCCATATGGAGGAGTGGACAGGCTACAACTGGAATAAACCGCCCAGTGTGACCAGATGTTAGACAAAACATCAGGCTGTATCCGTGACATCGGCAGTGGATGCAAACAGGGGATAATGTAGAACCAAACAGCTTAGTAGTGGTGACGACAACGTTCATCGCAATAGAAGAAGGCTTTTACTATTTCGTTTTTGGAACTGACTTCattcaatggcatttagaagatGAGTTAGATAACATAGCAAATATATAGAtcacaacttctgtttttttcaGTGAGAATCGTTGTGGTATAGGTGCTAATACCGTTATGGAATTGTAATTCAATGgtgaaatcaataaatcgaCCATTTAGGCCTTGTCTGTATGTTTACCTTTGGGAAAAGTCGTCTGTCACACCATAACCATATATAACCTTTTAATCGATCACTGGGTTAATGGTATAAACAAACCATTCTATAATATCAAGGCAAGCTGAGCAGATTGTTCTCCCCGGATATAAAATCTACCTGTCAATTATTTATGTGATCCTTTagacaattttttatttgttcagtCCGTTAGAGATCACGCAACACTCCTTCGAACACGTGACATGCAGAACCAATTAGATACACGTCTGAGAATTCCCTCTCACCCACGCCCAAAGCCGTCACCGTTAGTGTCCCAAGACGAACTTTGACATTAACTTTCACTGACGTCGGTTCAGTGAACGCTGACCTCCGACTTACCGTAACAAGCGCAGCGCCAGTGGCGCCAGTTCCACACGCCAGCGTCTCGCCGTTGACGCCGCACTCGTAACTTCGCATGGAAATCTCACTCGTTTTTTCGGGGCAAGTTTGGACGTAAGCTTTGACAAATCCCTCTTTGTGTCCGGTGTCATATATTTTCCGAAGTTCATCGCCATCCTGCTGAACGTCAACGCTTTCTAGGTCGTCAAAGTATGCAACGAAGGTTAAGGTGCCGGTAAAAATCTGATAATTATTGTTTACCACTCTATCAATCCCCCGGTCTATGTCTTTCATCTTAAGATGCACCAGGCCAGACTGACTGTCCACACGGCCAACGTGTTCTCCGTCGTATGCACAGAACGTAACATCCTCGTCTGCCGAAGCCAGGCCAAGCTGAATTGCAAACTTCACAGCACAACGCCCACCGTTCCCGCATAACCCACCTACCCGTCCACCGCTACAGTGGTACACAAACttaaaaacacagtaacggtgTTGGGCATTCTCACAAGAACGGATCTCGACCAACCCGTCCGCACCAATCCCAGTTCTAGGCTCGCACAATCTGACGACAAAAGTTTCTTGAGAGACGTCTATCCGCCTGTCTCTGTTGTCCATAAATATGAAATTGTTTCCCAAACCGTTGTACTTTGAAAATTCCATTGTCTGTACCCGCCAGCAACTGTTCATTCAgtaaaatctgttttcagaAGTCCCGACGTGGAGTGCTAATTACAAATATCTATCTGTATGTGTCATGACCTACATTTCATTCGCAAGGCGTGTAAAGTAATCTTATAAACACGATACTAGAGACTTTATTGTGTACATTACATATCTCCACTGCGTTATTGTCAGCACGTTACGCATGACCGCGCATAAAGTGCTATTTCAGTTCGTTACGTTACCAGCGCACGGATTAACAAAGTGTTGCTCATCTCTCACGCCgtccaatcagaatcgattctgtatgcAATGAAGCCATGGTGATTCCTactacttcatttattttcctgtAACCGGGTTGGGCTACATTAGACACCGTGGGTGCCCTACTTAAAAGACAAAGTTCATTTCTCCGTTTGAATTGCTATATCCAAGGGGAAAATTATAGCGGAGGGAAAACAGTGGCTTCAGGCTGTAATGTCACTGTAATATAAAGACACAAGTGTCAGCTCTGATTTTTGTGCagaatatttacagtgtatacaaaTCTCACAATATGATAAGTGTTACAGTGTATTGGAATATTACAGTGTAACGTAGCACCCACAGGGAGAACATCACAACATTGCTGTAACCTTGACAACATACAACATCTaaatctgtaaaatacacatCCCCACCTATCTTAAACGTGTCCACTGAGCAACAGCAATAACCGAATGTTCATGACTTCAATTTCCGTAGCAAAATAGACCAGTATGGCGTTTGAACATACGAACATGTGAAGCGTATTATATGTACACCTCAACAGCTTTGAGACAGACTCGTCACATATCATTATCCAACAACAACGCCATGCTGGCAGACTAAGGAATTAGCCAAATTTACACaacttgccttccgtaagtcgtctcagtgaagaagcactagataaaagagcaacatcctgcaacaaggagtaacattacacgtacatgcaccctaaggactccttcgtcgtcatatgactgaaaaattgttaaatataagcgtagagtccgacattcatataccattcgtagtccgtaaaaggcgttccaagtcgataatcgcaagatccatttccaaaacaacgtttaacactaactaagacaaaggtatgtaagaaattatacaaataggaactAAAggcggtaacacacaagagagaagcggtcatcagttttcaatcatgccgggcagacaatgaatattccaggcatgaattccatatcaaagttaaAATTCGTAGTCcttgaatgagttccatgtcaaataacaattaaacaagtatctcagtcgcgctttaattgcaactgttcataaaggcatcatgctgatgtgatgagcatggctacctttacggtccctagccccaggttgagcggtattagatacagtttgaaaataacgAGCGTTACAGACTCTAACCGATCAGATTTTGATTccaaagtaacggacgattacgtctttcccgttaacatgtaaagatctcatgctacaagaggcgccatctatgatgttacacatgacatacaagataggcGGTtgcactgggcaaccagcgccatctatgttgttaaataccatgttcGTGATCGATATGTACATAGGAATAACAGCGCCgcctatgtggttgatcacaatgcagatcgctagagattctgaacgctctgtccatacctgccaacgagagtgttatactcattgtaaaatttgagaaacttataatgaaggcgtttgatggagtatccttgacaaactagtttttgaactgccaacttgtgacgcagattgaagtcatcacaattaacgcaagatctgacaaatgctacaaggcgagatatgtatacgccatatgccaCACggcctttggtatattgctaactaaataaggataatttacaatatcaaaattgaaattatacCTGGTTATGGAGGTCATTGCTCACAGGCCACCTTAGATTTGCTTCACCATCACCGTCGTATGGTCAGCATCTAACAGCAAATCGCTTCTTTAACTCCACGATGTCTTGACGAGTTGGTCTATGGTCCGTGTGCGTGCTTTTTTCGCAGGGCAGAGGCGGAACTGACTAGTGGCGCCCTCACGGGCTGCTAACACTATTGTAAGGGGAGATAACGCATATACCATTTGCACAGTGGAAGGAGACGTCCCTCCGgctacatttcatttttaaaatttcttataCCATAGAAATTGTACAATTTGGAATTGTACAATATTGTATAATACCGTCGGAATGAAACCGTATAGCATTAGCAAGTACCATATAGCATTATTAAGGATACCGTCGCGGTccaatatatattgttttatatttttattaaatgacGACATTGGATTTAAACAGGCGCTTACGGCGTTTACTTTGCAAAGTTCGGAGACCTGGGCCCACTTGCACAGAAAGGTTTAAGCCATAATCGATTGTAGACCGTACAACTGAATCAGAATTTATTCTACAAAAAAGCTcgccgcttgcacaaagaaaTTGTAAAGCGGTTGGAattttttgaagttacaatcgAGAAGGTAGGCCAAATGCAATTCGTACATAGACATTGTACCAGTCAATAtcttttcttgtcttcattttcaaaagagttctacatcataatgattcagcagcaTGTGACAAAATGCTCGTAACATATTTTTAAGACA includes the following:
- the LOC135479787 gene encoding diaminopimelate epimerase-like → MEFSKYNGLGNNFIFMDNRDRRIDVSQETFVVRLCEPRTGIGADGLVEIRSCENAQHRYCVFKFVYHCSGGRVGGLCGNGGRCAVKFAIQLGLASADEDVTFCAYDGEHVGRVDSQSGLVHLKMKDIDRGIDRVVNNNYQIFTGTLTFVAYFDDLESVDVQQDGDELRKIYDTGHKEGFVKAYVQTCPEKTSEISMRSYECGVNGETLACGTGATGAALVTVSRRSAFTEPTSVKVNVKVRLGTLTVTALGVGEREFSDVYLIGSACHVFEGVLRDL